In Strigops habroptila isolate Jane chromosome 4, bStrHab1.2.pri, whole genome shotgun sequence, a single genomic region encodes these proteins:
- the TP53I11 gene encoding tumor protein p53-inducible protein 11: MAAKQPPPLMKKHSQTDLVSRLKTRKILGVGGEDDDGEVHRSKISQVLGNEIKFAVREPLGLRVWQLVSAVMFSGVAIMALAFPDQLYDAIFEEEPASSKTPIRLYGGALLSISLIMWNALYTAEKVIIRWTLLTEACYFAVQFLVTSVSLVESSRIATGAMLLLVSRVLFILISIYYYYQVGRRPKKV, from the exons ATGGCGGCGAAGCAGCCCCCGCCGCTGATGAAGAAGCACAGCCAGACCGACCTGGTGAGCAGGCTGAAGACACGCAAGATCCTGGGGGTCGGCGGGGAGGATGACGACGGCGAGGTCCATCGCTCAAAG aTTAGCCAAGTATTGGGAAATGAAATCAAGTTTGCTGTCCGGGAGCCACTGGGGCTCAG GGTCTGGCAGTTGGTTTCCGCCGTCATGTTTTCGGGGGTTGCCATCATG GCACTCGCTTTCCCTGACCAGCTCTATGATGCCATCTTTGAGGAGGAACCAGCAAGCAGCAAGACTCCCATCCGGCTCTATGGAGGAGCCCTCCTCA GCATCTCTCTCATCATGTGGAATGCTCTCTACACGGCAGAAAAGGTGATTATCCGCTGGACCCTGCTGACCGAGGCCTGCTACTTTGCCGTGCAGTTCCTGG ttACCAGTGTGTCCCTGGTTGAGAGTAGCCGGATAGCCACCGGTGCCATGCTCCTCCTGGTCAGCAGAGtcctcttcatcctcatcagcatttattattattaccaaGTCGGACGCCGTCCCAAGAAAGTCTAA